A stretch of Aedes aegypti strain LVP_AGWG chromosome 2, AaegL5.0 Primary Assembly, whole genome shotgun sequence DNA encodes these proteins:
- the LOC5573820 gene encoding zinc finger protein 664 — MLANMSTFHAKIENICRLCLSGDDNLESIFGDSGSELLQTLIYDCTTVKVYQKMGYPTAICVSCRSKVEGFHQFREQCIQNDEYLRSTFLEPEVVIKTEPDIIIGPTGDEEDEDDDDDINEADIEEWDESESNDVSEDMQIDTSSNGVEIPIQTRLFTPNEIDFSRHASLVPLLKCEFCSAEFAILEQLEKHITSHKEEKIFKCFYCPKTFHFAKNLNMHVEYIHSKVKYAQRSTIKATSISPNRRDRNETSTSLMASPSGVNINNNIINSRNEKSMQVQSPVNSNRGPPNRISNHECHVCHKSFSDLRQHMLLHDGEKPYKCDICSKSFFNASTLKTHYRVHSDENPFRCTTCTKVFDNARSLELHYRTHTGERPYCCDVCLKKFSCSSNLKRHRKLHDRE, encoded by the exons ATGCTTGCTAACATGAGCACTTTTCA TGCAAAAATAGAAAACATTTGCAGGCTTTGCTTGTCCGGCGATGACAACTTGGAATCTATTTTTGGTGATAGTGGAAGTGAACTGCTGCAGACTTTAATTTATGACTGCACAACGGTGAAG GTTTACCAAAAGATGGGATATCCAACCGCGATATGTGTTTCATGTAGGTCTAAAGTAGAAGGATTCCATCAATTCCGCGAGCAGTGTATTCAAAACGATGAATATCTACGATCGACCTTCCTCGAGCCGGAAGTAGTGATCAAAACCGAGCCTGATATTATAATCGGTCCTACAGGCGACGAGGAAGAtgaagatgatgatgacgatatCAATgaagctgatattgaagaaTGGGATGAGTCTGAGTCAAACGACGTCTCAGAAGATATGCAAATTGATACTAGTTCCAATGGTGTAGAAATTCCTATCCAGACAAGACTATTTACACCCAATGAAATTGATTTCAGCCGTCACGCAAGCTTAGTTCCTCTGTTAAAATGTGAATTTTGTTCAGCTGAATTCGCTATTTTGGAACAGCTGGAAAAACACATCACTAGTCACAAAGAAGAGAAAATCTTCAAATGTTTTTACTGTCCAAAGACATTTCATTTCGCGAAAAATTTAAACATGCACGTGGAATACATTCATTCGAAGGTGAAATACGCACAGAGATCAACGATCAAAGCCACTTCCATTTCACCGAATCGACGGGATCGAAATGAGACGAGTACGAGCCTAATGGCTAGTCCAAGTGGCGTAAATATTAATAACAACATTATTAACAGTcggaatgaaaaatcaatgcaaGTTCAGTCCCCAGTAAATTCGAATCGTGGACCACCCAATCGGATTAGTAACCACGAATGTCATGTTTGCCACAAATCATTCAGTGATCTCCGCCAACACATGCTCCTGCACGACGGTGAAAAGCCATACAAATGTGATATCTGttccaaatcatttttcaacGCATCTACGCTGAAAACCCATTATCGAGTGCATAGCGACGAGAATCCGTTCCGCTGCACCACTTGTACCAAAGTTTTCGACAACGCTCGCAGCCTGGAACTTCACTACCGCACACACACTG GTGAACGACCATATTGCTGCGATGTATGCTTGAAAAAGTTCTCTTGCTCTTCCAATTTAAAGCGCCATCGAAAGTTACATGATAGAGAgtaa